The nucleotide sequence TTATTGGCATAACACTCCCTTTACACATCCCAAAATGCATTTCAGTTGTTCAAAAAGACCATATTATGGTTTCACTAAGGTATGCTGCCCAAcctacaaaacttcataattttCAGTACACTAGACGGCCTTATGAATTCTGCTACGTTTATGTAGCGGAGCTAAGGTAAACATTGCAGCATCTTACCTCATTCATCTAACCATCGTTTTCAGAGGTTAGAAGAAAACCAAGTGATTTTTACGATTGACTAAGTTTAAAGGTATTACAAGTTGAGAGTTCATGTCCGATGGTAAATTTTCTCAGTGCATTACACATAGGCAGCAAGGGAATCTGTGCCTCGTattaaaatgtagtcatcgttTTGATCGAGTTTTGTTTGCGATCTGTATAAGCAAGTATGTTTGGgcaagtgcttcatgaactctactgTGTGTGTGGAGGGGCCGCAGTCAgaataattgtaacaacttagtttGGTAACTATACCATTGGTACCTTTCTTTAAGGGTAGGGGATTTGGCCGAACGGATGTGACTGTGATATCGTCGCTAGCTAGGTGAATGGATGCGGTGTGTTGTTAGTTCGAATACAGTTGAAAATGTACTGAATTCACTGAGCTGGAAAGTCAATGATTCTTTCCTAACTTCTGAATTTCGCCAACCTAGGAGGTGTGTACATCATCTGTTAAATGCTTATGTTCCAATGTCGTATTGGTATTTCGtaacaaaagttatgtagatATAGTTTAAGGACGTAAAAGCATAATCACCATCagtgaataaaatgaaacagtAAAAAACCTTTATGTTATAAGTAAATGTGAATATAAAATCACTGAATCTCTTCAATGGAACCTTCatgacaaagtttgaataattgCAACGAGTGATTAATGAATATAACAGTATTTTTAATGCCAGATATAATAAACATTACAGTACTAATTGCtatttgtcatgaattttaaaaagaatgAATGTGAACATCAGTAGAGTCCTGAAAAGAAATTCTTTAGCggatcatttcacaaaaactttCACTAAGATGGAAAATCTAAATACCTttccaaaaagttcaaaatttaacATGCTAAGccttatgaaaaattcacaaaatccacataaaatacaaatcaacTATCAACTAAACTACGAATGAAATAACTAAGTTCTATAATGAAATAACTAAGTTctagatattttattttgtttttacattttttcaactctttacatattttttgacacttccaattttcatttcaactgTAGTAGTATTTCAACACATAACACAAGATTTTACACCAAAATACAGATGTAGTGCACACAGGGCTATCTGAGATTTTGTGGACACAAAAACATACATTCATAGACACaaatagacaagcttgtaagcatacctacttacctacctacatgCATGCATAATGCATATCGACCACACCCACCGATTTTTGTAGCATGGTTAGCATATGGAACAGTTCGAGTGTATGGGTGGCTTCATTAAATTTGGGAGTAATTCTTTAGATAGTGTGTAGGACATAAATTCATTCAATACGCAAATTACCATTAATTATAGTTTCTATGAAGGAGAGCATAGTTAACAGAGTATGAGAGACAAAGAACAAATAACGGAAGCCATGCTACACCGACCATCATATAAGCTACACAATTCTCACAGTCGAGCTGCCAGATATGTACTCTTCTTATTGGGCAAGAGCATCTtcaggggtacctaagaaagagtagcttttgaatgaaaatcacAGCCTTGACACCGTGCAGTATAGCTAGGGTAGGGAAACGATAGTTGATGGAATAGAATCCGTAAGCTTGGTCatctaaaacgatagctttgaacataaaacaagatggctgacagcaACAGCAGTGGTACCGGGGGTAAATATTTAACccgttttcaacaaaaattcatcatgttgtgttgtgtaagACGCCGCATTCAGTGAGGTTCAGGTTCGATTACACTTCTGTAAAGTTTCTGCcccattttacaaaacttgcagagaaATCACTCAACAGGCTATCGTTACGTCCTATTCTAATACATGCACATGGATTAGAATGTATATGATATTGTAAAGACGTATTCGTTATTAATGTAGGCAATGTCTGTTTTCCAGAGTTAAGACTTCCCAAAACTTATCTGAAGCTGACTTTGAAATCTTGATGAGCCTTTACCAACTCTGGAACTTTACAGAAGTGTAATCGAACCTGAACCTCACTGAACATGGCCTCTTACACAACACAACGTGGTAATATTTTGTAGAAAACCGGTAAAATATTTACCGCCGTTACCACTGCTTTTGCTGCCAGCCATCTTGTTTTACGCCCTCgacatcaaaatatgttcaaagctatcgttttagTTGACCAAGCTTACGGATTCCATTCCAGCAGCTATCGTTTCCCCATCAAAGTTATCCTCCATGGTGTCAAGGCTGTCATTCTAATTCAAAAGCTACACCCTCTTAGGTACCCCTGATCCTAATGTATCACTTACAACAGCCACTCTATCAATTTCTTACCTACGATTTGCAGAAAATGACTTTTTACTTCTTACCATCAAGATTTTGaacaaattgttcattttctgtgaGTACTCATGTGATATGACAGACTTCAACCATGTGAAAAacttttaccataaactttgCAGACAAAGGAATTATCATTTATATGTTAACTGCTGTTAACTTAAACGTTTCGACTCGCAGTAAAACCCTTCCTAAACATATTGCAGTCAAATGGCTTTTAacttgtatgtgtcctgatgtgatcTTTGAAATTCTACTCTGTGTAAAACTcttaccacatactttgcagacaaaaggagTTTCATTAGTATGAGTCCTGGTGTGGATCTTTAGATAGCCACTCATTGCAAAAACCTTTCCACacattttgcagacaaatggctgtTTAGTTGTATTAGTGTGTGCGAACATTTAGATGTCCACACTGTGCAACCTTTgaccacatactttgcagacaaattgcTTTTCTTCTTATGTGCCCTCAAGTGAACTTTTAGTCCTCCACTCGTTGAAAAccccttcccacacactttgcagacatatggtttttcctttgtatgtgtcctcatgtgaacttttagatctCCACTAGTTAtaaaacccttcccacacactttgcaggcaaatggcttttcctttgtatgtgtcctgatgtgaacttTGTTTTACGCCCTCGACATCAAAATATGTGTGAATTTCTTACCTACGATTTTGCAGAAAATGACTTTTTACCCTCAGTGTGGACATCTAAATGTTCGCACACACTAATACAACTAAacagccatttgtctgcaaaatgtGTGGAAAGGTTTTTGCAATGAGTGGCTAATTGTCCACGCTGTGCAAAACTCTTACAACATAGTTTGCAGACGaatggtttttcatttgtatgtgtcctcaagTGAACTTTTAGTCCTCCATTCGTTGAAAAccccttcccacacactttgcagacatatggtttttcctttgtatgtgtcctcatgtgaacttttagatctCCACTAGTTAtaaaaccctttccacacactttgcaggcaaatggcttttccttgtatgtgtcctcatgtgaacttttacgTATCCACAATGTGCAAAACTCTTACCACAAACTTTGCAaataaatggcttttcctttgtatgtgtcctgatgtgaacttTTAACTGTCCACGCTGTGCAAAACTCTTACAACATAGTTTGCAGACGaatggtttttcatttgtatgtgtcctcaagTGAACTTTTAGTCCTCCACTCATTGaaaaacccttcccacacactttgcagacaaatggcttttcctttgtatgtgtcctcatgtgatcATTTAGGTGTCCATGCTGTGCAAAACTCTTACCACATTTTTTGCAggcaaatggcttttcctttgaatgtgtcctcatgtgaacttttagtccTCCACTCCTtgcaaaacccttcccacacactttgcagacaaatggcttttcttttgtatgtgtcctcatgtgaagtTTTAGTTTTCCACTCGCTGtaaaacccttcccacacactttgcaggcaaatggcttttcctttgtatgtgtcctcatgtgaacttttatgTACCCACAATAtgcaaaacccttcccacacagtttgcagacaaatggcttttcctttgtatgtgtcctcatgtgaacttttaggtgTCCATGCTGTGCAAAACTTTTACAACATATTTTGCAgataaatggcttttcctttgtatgtgtcctcatgtgaacttttagtttTCCACTTGTTGCAAAACCCTTctcacacactttgcagacaaatggtttttcatttgtatgtgtcctcatgtgaacatTTAGATCTCCACTCCTtgcaaaacccttcccacacactttgcagacaaacggcttttcttttgtatgtgtcctgatgtgaaccTTTAGCTGTCCATGCTGTGCAAAACTCTTACCACAtattttgcagacaaatggcttttcatttgtatgtgtcctcatatgtAATTTTAGATTTCCAGTCTGTGAAAAACtattcccacacactttgcagataaatggcttttcatttgtatgtgtcctgatgtgaatTTTTAGATGTCCACTGTGTGTAAAACCCTTCCCACACTTTGCAGATGAATGGTTTTTCTTTTGTATGAATcctgatgtgaacttttagatttCCACTCCTTGTAAAtcccttcccacacactttgcagatgaATGGctttttatttatatgtgtCCCCATGTGGACATTTAGATTTTCAGTCTGTGCAAAACCcttaccacatactttgcagatgaattgcttttcatttgtatgtgtcccgGTGTGGATTTTTAGAGAGTTAGTGCTTTGATAGCCTTCACCgcatactttgcagacaaacgGCTGTTCACAAATATGATTCAGTGTGAGGTATTTCATGGCTTCATTCTGTGTAAAACTCTTTCCACATTCTTCACAAACAAATGTCCTTTCTTCACCATCCAAATGACTTTCTTCATGTTCTCTCCGTGTAAAAGTCTTGTCATAAGCTTGAACGAGAGATTTTCCTGTTTCAACATAGGTTGCTGTCTGACTCATGTTTCGGCACATTGCTTCCCCTTATGGTTAATCTTGCTGACAAGACGCTACTGCaacaaatgttttgaatattCTGAAGTATAAGAATAAATGGAATAAATGTGAAAGAAATATTACGTCCATGTGTAAATAGTATAAAGAATGAGACAGTTTTAAAgtgacattagctgtaacttttgactaatttttcatacctctgtttcaatgtatcaactacagaattttactataatccgatcatcatgaccaatgccctgagttctgcttgccaacacagcctgtgaatgtcaaatgatcattgttattgttgataaatgtattctaatcCGGACCTGAATATAAAacttaaacaataacaatgcagattatactcatatagggtatattaaTGAGCTAAATGTTAGCAATTTCTCCATGGGTCCGGgatcaaaccagaaactgcgatgatacacagtacaaacacaattttaacacgtcattgacaatgacatagtcccaacTTGTAAtaggggagtattagtcttgatggggcagggaaatgtggtcattaagaagtatcactggagtgtatatgttgagatctatgggcacataggtttatgtcgttgttcccaatttgaaacacatgaggcatgtctaagttatggttctaaatcgggaaaaaagatcagacctatagctgtattggccagccaagaaatacatatgcgcataataatgaggtacaaggtgtgacatcttaaggtctaatatcctatcagaattggagggtatagaacttgtggttactgagttatgcatatatatgtataatcaaggtcaaaggtcataaggtcacgtgacattttgaaataaaattgtattgctaattaatccctatatgccaaaaatcagacctctagctctattcgcttgcccagaattagatgtgtgcataattaatgaggtaaagcgtgtgttgtcataaggtttcccaccctactaaatataaaggacatagctcttgtggttacgtatttatcgacacaaacgtatatttcaggtcaaaggtcatcgaggtcacatgacatttggtaaaaaaatttctatcctattgttatccctatatacccaaaaacagacatccagctctatgggcttgctcagaattagatgtatgcataattaatgaggtacagtatgaagcatcttcaagtctcccatcataccatatatgaagggttgtaccacttgtggttactgagttatggacaaatatgtatatttgaggtcaaaggtcaccgaggtcatgtgacattttgtcaaaacaattgtattgctaagttatccctatataccaaaaatcagatctctagctctattgactcgctcaaaattagatatgcggataattaatgaggtacaatatgtggcgtcataagctgtcccatcataccaagggtgtagcacttgtggttactgagttatggacaaatatgtatatttgaggtcaaaggtcactgaggtcacgtgacattttgacaaaaaaaatagtattgctaagttctccacaccaaaaatcagaccttgagctctattggctcgctcaaaattagatatgtgcataattaatgaggtacattatgtggcgtcataagctgtcccatcataccatatatgaagggtgtagcacttgtggttactgagttatggacaaatatgtatatttgaggtcaaaggtccccgaggtcacgtgatattttgaaaaaaaaagtattgctaagttatccctatataccaaaaatcagacctctagctctattggctcgctcaaaattagatatgcgcataattaatgaggtacaatatgtggcgtcataagctgtcccatcatactatatatgaagggtgtagcacttgtggttactgagttatggacaaatatgtatatttgaggtcaaaggtcaccgaggtcacgtgatattttgaaaaaaaaaagtattgctaagttatccctatataccaaaaatcagacctctagctctactggcctgctcaaaattagatatgtgcataattaatgaggtacaatatgtggcgtcataagctgtcccatcataccatatatgaagggtgtagcacttttggttactgagttatgacaaatatatatatttgaggtcaaaggtcaccaaggtcatgtgacattttgtcaaaatatctgagatatctgcgtgaacagatggactcacagatggactcacggacggacatgacccaatctataagccccctggacttcatcagtggggactaaaaactgtgtcactgcatcctttttgcaatatgaatacgatgagaaactaaatttttatttttcttggccttatacatgggagtctatggactgccttatacatgggagtctatggagactgccttatacatgggagtctatggaggtgaaaactaaaaagtcctctaacacggccagaattgatcgcattgtgaaacaaatcgacgtgcatctgtatggggtagggaactatccttgtgcaaagtttgaaagaaattgaaatgggcatgtctgagatatctgcgtgaacggacggacggacggacgcacgcacgcacacacggacatgaccaaacctataagtccccccggactaaaaatgaccaaagttacagctaatggatctttaatgttgaataattcattatacAGACTATCTTGAAGTCATGCAAATTAGCCTGTCATACAAacaatgaatatatatatatatatatatatatatatatatatatatatatatatatatatatatatatatatatatatatatatatatatatataatatatataatatataccgggtgtgtatatatatgcagggcctgaaaattacgcTAGCCCGATGCCCGGGACAGACTAATTTCCGATACGGACTAGTACAAAAAAGACCCTTACTTGTCCGCAGGCAGACGGAAGATCAAGTTTCGTGTCGTCTGACTTTGTGCGTTATCACAGCTTGAAGTTCATGTAATTTGAATAGTATGATCAAATTGCTTGGCAACGCATGACCTTGCCGAGTCAAAACATACCGTAAAGCTGCGAGTGAAATAAAATCGGCGACATTTCTTTTCTAAACTTTGTATCAATCTGTATCAATTTGGGAAAATGCCGTATTTTGGCGGCAACGCATTGTTCGCCATACACTTGCTCAGAAGAGCATCGTCTCTAGCCAAAGGCGTCTCCATGATGAGTCTCTTCAGATTTGGAATTACCGTTACCCGTAAAGATGGCAGCAACGAAATCGGTCAAGAACTTTTCGATAACGGAAATAAGAGGAAGAAAACTGACGAGAAAGAGAGCCCACAGAGCGAggaaaaactttcaaaagatCGGAATATGACCGTGAGAAACGTGTACGTAAGTTTCAAAAACAGTGGGTGACGTCATGGCCATGGGTGACTTACGACGATGGCAACGAGACGATGTACTGTGCATATTGTCGAAAGTTTCCGCATATTTCTGACAAAAACAGTGCTTTAGTGAGAGGTACTTCAAGTTTTAGAATCGACGCGCTGAAATCGCACGATATCACAAATGAGCATTTGTCCTGTACTCGCCAATATTACCGACAACaaactatagaaataacgggcgacgcgctgaccattaacgtttatttgtgggcaagggcgag is from Ptychodera flava strain L36383 unplaced genomic scaffold, AS_Pfla_20210202 Scaffold_87__1_contigs__length_454918_pilon, whole genome shotgun sequence and encodes:
- the LOC139129046 gene encoding zinc finger protein 846-like, with the protein product MRTHTNEKPFVCKICGKSFAQHGQLKVHIRTHTKEKPFVCKVCGKGFARSGDLNVHMRTHTNEKPFVCKVCEKGFATSGKLKVHMRTHTKEKPFICKICCKSFAQHGHLKVHMRTHTKEKPFVCKLCGKGFAYCGYIKVHMRTHTKEKPFACKVCGKGFTASGKLKLHMRTHTKEKPFVCKVCGKGFARSGGLKVHMRTHSKEKPFACKKCGKSFAQHGHLNDHMRTHTKEKPFVCKVCGKGFSMSGGLKVHLRTHTNEKPFVCKLCCKSFAQRGQLKVHIRTHTKEKPFICKVCGKSFAHCGYVKVHMRTHTRKSHLPAKCVERVL